AAAACATAAATTAAAAAAAAATTTTGATGATATACTTGATATGTCTATAAAATCAGTAATAAGAGCTAGAAAATATACTAATGATATAGAATTTTCTTGTGAAGATGCTGGAAGGACTGAAATAGAAAATTTATGCATTATTATAGAAAATGTAATTAAGAATGGAGCTACAACTATAAACATACCAGATACTGTAGGATATACAGTACCATTAGAATTTTCTAAAATAGTAAAAGAAATATTAAATAAAGTTCCTAACATAGATAAAGCGATTTTATCTGTACATTGTCACAATGATTTGGGAATGGCCACAGGTAATGCAATAACTGCTATACAATGTGGCGCAAGACAGATAGAAGGAACAATTGGTGGAATTGGGGAAAGAGCTGGTAATACTGCTTTAGAAGAAGTTATTATGACAATAAAAACTAGAAAAGATATTTTAAATTTTTATACTAATATAAATTTTAAAGATATTTATAAAACCAGCAAAAAAATAAGTAATATATGTAATTTAGAAATTTCATCGAACAAACCGATAATAGGAAGTAATGCGTTTTCGCATTCTTCTGGTATACACCAAGATGGAGTATTAAAAAATAAAAAAAATTATGAAATAATTTCTCCGGAATCTATAGGATCTAAAAAGAAGAATTTTAATTTAACTTCTAGATCTGGAAGAGCTGCTATCAAATTTTATATGAAAGATATGGGTTATTCAGAAAAAACATATGATTTGAATATACTTTATAAAAAATTTATAAAGTTAGCAGATCAAAATGGTAGAGTGTTTAAATACGATTTAGAGGCTTTAGCTTTTTTAAAAAATTCTTATGAAGAAAATAAATATTATGAGTTAGTTTATTTAAAAATTTGTACATTATATAATTCTGGAAACAAAATTATAATAAAATTAAAATGTGGAAATAAAGTTAAAAAAGAATCTGTGTCAAATACGTCTAATTTAATATTTACAATTTTTGATTTAATAAAGAGAATTTCTAAAATAGAAATGAAATTAAAAAAAATTATTTTAAAATCAAAAACTAATAGAAGTCGTATTGTTAATTTAGTAAATTTGTCTGTTATATATAACAATACTAATTTTCATAGTAAAAAAATTACTTCTGATTATATGAAATCTTATATATTGTCTTTAATAATAGTGCTAAATAGTATAAGAAAATATAAAATAGTTCGTAAAAAATTACATAATGTATAAAAATTATATTTTTTTAATTTTATTTTTTTTAAATTATTATAACTATTTTTTATTAAATTATAATAAAAAAAATGTACACAAATATAAAAATTTTATTTAAACTTTATATAATAAAATATTTAAAGAATTCTTTATATTTTTTTTTAAAAAATAATTAATTAAACCGAACAGCTATTATATTATTTTTTTATTAAAAAACAATTTATTATATCTAAAATTAATAATATTATTATATTAAAATATTTTATTGTGTACATTATTTTTTTTTATTGTTTAATATTATATTTTTTTTTACTCATTTTGTCTATATATGCCATTCCAAAGGCAGATATTACAAAAGTTAGATGTATTACTACAGACCACATTATTTTGTTATCTACAATTTTTTCTGCATTCATAAATATTCTTAATAAATGCACAGAAGATATAGCAACTATGGAAGAAGCTACTTTATTTTTTATAGAATTTACGTCCATGGTACCCATCCAACTAAGTATATTTTTATTTTCTTTAACTTCTTCCATTTTCATAATAAAATTTTCATATCCTGAAAACATTACCATCACTAATAGTCCTCCTACTAATGCAATG
This sequence is a window from Buchnera aphidicola (Chaitoregma tattakana). Protein-coding genes within it:
- the leuA gene encoding 2-isopropylmalate synthase, which translates into the protein MKEKIIIFDTTLRDGEQSLSNSLTCKEKLKIAILLENMGVDIIEAGFPISSPEDFQSVKLISQTIKNSKICSLARCLYKDIDIAAKAMKYCLQDSFRIHLFIGTSNLHIKHKLKKNFDDILDMSIKSVIRARKYTNDIEFSCEDAGRTEIENLCIIIENVIKNGATTINIPDTVGYTVPLEFSKIVKEILNKVPNIDKAILSVHCHNDLGMATGNAITAIQCGARQIEGTIGGIGERAGNTALEEVIMTIKTRKDILNFYTNINFKDIYKTSKKISNICNLEISSNKPIIGSNAFSHSSGIHQDGVLKNKKNYEIISPESIGSKKKNFNLTSRSGRAAIKFYMKDMGYSEKTYDLNILYKKFIKLADQNGRVFKYDLEALAFLKNSYEENKYYELVYLKICTLYNSGNKIIIKLKCGNKVKKESVSNTSNLIFTIFDLIKRISKIEMKLKKIILKSKTNRSRIVNLVNLSVIYNNTNFHSKKITSDYMKSYILSLIIVLNSIRKYKIVRKKLHNV
- a CDS encoding TIGR00645 family protein, producing the protein MQKIIANIIYASRWLMFPVYIGLSFGFILLTLKFFQQIIFVIPEIFKMSESGLVLIVLSLIDIALVGGLLVMVMFSGYENFIMKMEEVKENKNILSWMGTMDVNSIKNKVASSIVAISSVHLLRIFMNAEKIVDNKIMWSVVIHLTFVISAFGMAYIDKMSKKKYNIKQ